Proteins from one Topomyia yanbarensis strain Yona2022 unplaced genomic scaffold, ASM3024719v1 HiC_scaffold_76, whole genome shotgun sequence genomic window:
- the LOC131696125 gene encoding synaptotagmin-5-like, translating to MKSSLDNIFAHQGEEPVTSVQVIIYAATSFLIVSLLGLLIYITCSKRYRLNWFEKNLLETEKERQARGLRQVGQVSCPIPYNVDAVAGTSRYLNRNNGSPLAKADDPPFWASEGLYKATSRNGQLMDSSDEEVPEDSADSSSSCKSVIVVGSVPIAGTDKHVVLSATNPAKPTTSTVKAKNAQSSDAPEEDIVDSTTIESTPTKLDLGDDSRGAIHLTLSYDPSAGILNVKLIEAQDLQPRDFSGTADPYAKIRLLPDRNNMWQTRIHKKTLNPVFDEDFVFEVRPATVGRRTLEVLLFDFDAYSRHVIIGGSQLALAHVDFSDRIDLWRPLGPCTETDTKQDLGDLMVSLSYLPSAERLTVVVIKARNLRVIDETRNSSDPYVKVSLYNIDGKRLKKRKTTVSRNTVTPVYNEALSFDIAKDALKNCSIELQVLHDSLLGKNEVLGKAIIGSGPDARPEDRAFFDELFRNRSATAQWIALSDWKTSKPPTGK from the exons atgaaatcaTCGCTGGACAATATATTCGCCCATCAGGGCGAAGAGCCGGTAACGTCGGTGCAGGTTATCATTTATGCTGCCACATCGTTTCTGATAGTGTCACTGCTGGGACTGCTCATCTATATCACCTGCTCCAAGCGTTACCGACTGAACTGGTTCGAGAAAAATCTGCTAGAAACGGAGAAGGAGCGACAAGCGAGGGGGCTAAG ACAAGTTGGCCAAGTCAGCTGCCCCATCCCGTACAATGTCGACGCAGTGGCAGGAACATCTCGTTATCTGAACCGAAACAATGGCAGTCCACTTGCAAAAGCAGATGATCCGCCCTTCTGGGCATCCGAGGGGTTGTATAAAGCAACCAGCAGGAATGGCCAACTCATGGACTCATCTGATG AGGAAGTCCCGGAAGATAGTGCCGATTCGTCCAGTAGCTGTAAGTCCGTAATAGTGGTAGGCTCGGTTCCCATTGCTGGAACCGACAAACACGTGGTACTTAGTGCTACTAATCCGGCAAAACCTACCACGTCTACGGTAAAAGCCAAAAACGCACAGAGCAGTGATGCCCCAGAAGAAGATATAGTGGATTCTACCACCATTGAGAGTACCCCCACCAAACTAGATCTAGGCGACGACTCACGAGGCGCTATTCATTTGACGCTCAGCTATGATCCCAGTGCTGGGATTTTGAACGTGAAACTTATTGAG gcTCAGGACCTGCAACCACGAGATTTCAGTGGAACGGCAGATCCGTATGCGAAAATAAGACTGCTTCCTGATCGGAACAACATGTGGCAAACTAGGATACACAAGAAAACGTTAAACCCAG TATTCGATGAGGACTTCGTTTTCGAAGTACGTCCCGCCACCGTCGGCCGCCGCACACTCGAGGTGCTTCTATTCGATTTTGATGCCTACTCACGACACGTGATCATTGGCGGTTCCCAGCTCGCACTGGCACATGTTGATTTCTCGGACCGAATAGACCTCTGGCGCCCACTAGGGCCATGTACTGAAACG GATACAAAACAAGATCTAGGCGACCTCATGGTTTCACTTTCATATCTTCCATCAGCCGAAAGACTTACCGTCGTAGTAATCAAAGCCAGAAACCTCCGGGTCATAGACGAAACGCGGAACTCATCGGATCCGTACGTTAAAGTGTCACTGTACAACATCGACGGAAAGAGACTTAAAAAGCGGAAGACAACCGTATCGCGGAACACGGTAACTCCGGTGTACAATGAAGCACTCTCGTTCGACATCGCCAAAGATGCACTGAAAAACTGCTCAATCGAGCTACAGGTCCTCCACGACAGTCTTCTGGGAAAGAACGAAGTTCTGGGGAAGGCAATCATCGGCAGCGGACCTGATGCGAGACCAGAAGATCGCGCCTTTTTCGATGAACTCTTTCGGAATCGATCAGCCACTGCTCAATGGATTGCTCTCTCGGACTGGAAGACATCAAAACCGCCAACTGGgaaataa